The following are from one region of the Centropristis striata isolate RG_2023a ecotype Rhode Island chromosome 19, C.striata_1.0, whole genome shotgun sequence genome:
- the fam136a gene encoding protein FAM136A: MAEQHQARVHAVVEDMVQSLEKDHIRVMQGRMFRCSADCCDRSTDSMSVVHNCIERCHTPLAKAQGLVTSELEKFQDRLTRCTMHCNDKAKDLFDSGAKETAVRALMDSCVGSCVDDHVNLIPSMTRRLKDNLDSIQQ, translated from the exons ATGGCAGAGCAACATCAGGCACGCGTGCATGCTGTGGTGGAAGACATGGTTCAAAGTCTGGAGAAAGACCACATCCGTGTGATGCAG GGTCGCATGTTCAGGTGCAGTGCAGACTGCTGTGATCGCTCCACAGACTCCATGTCAGTGGTGCATAATTGCATCGAAAGGTGTCACACACCTCTGGCCAAAGCTCAGGGACTGGTCACTTCAGAGCTGGAGAAGTTTCAG GACCGTCTTACTCGATGCACGATGCACTGCAACGATAAGGCGAAGGATCTTTTCGACTCCGGGGCCAAGGAGACAGCTGTTCGAGCACTGATGGACAGCTGTGTGGGCAGTTGTGTGGACGACCACGTGAACCTGATCCCCAGCATGACCCGAAGACTTAAAGATAATTTGGACTCTATACAACAGTAA